The following proteins come from a genomic window of Gimesia chilikensis:
- a CDS encoding cytochrome C oxidase subunit IV family protein yields MSDHVESDAHGEEAQSCHVHIVPVKVLVGVFLALVFLTIVTVEAAKYDTGSVDVIVSMAIATAKASLVVFIFMHLWYDKPLNRITFFFSICFAAFFLCMILLDSHAYDHYVKGFQEDNAPVAAEAPAAPAAPAGEQAAPAAAPEAAEKKAAPEAKAEKAPEAESKPAPEKPAADKK; encoded by the coding sequence GAAAGTGATGCTCACGGAGAAGAAGCTCAGAGCTGCCACGTACATATCGTTCCGGTGAAAGTGCTGGTCGGTGTCTTCCTGGCCCTGGTGTTTCTGACCATCGTGACCGTGGAAGCCGCCAAGTACGATACCGGCAGCGTGGATGTGATTGTCTCCATGGCGATCGCGACAGCGAAGGCATCCCTGGTGGTCTTCATCTTCATGCACCTCTGGTACGATAAACCATTGAACCGCATCACCTTCTTCTTCTCGATCTGTTTTGCGGCTTTCTTCCTCTGCATGATCCTCCTCGACTCGCACGCGTACGATCATTACGTGAAAGGGTTCCAGGAAGATAACGCGCCTGTAGCAGCAGAAGCACCCGCTGCACCCGCTGCCCCGGCTGGCGAGCAGGCTGCACCAGCGGCAGCCCCTGAAGCAGCCGAAAAAAAGGCAGCACCCGAGGCGAAGGCTGAGAAAGCTCCAGAAGCAGAGTCGAAGCCGGCTCCTGAAAAGCCAGCCGCTGATAAGAAGTAA
- the lepB gene encoding signal peptidase I — protein MHQSSLQTDSRTEEVPERTSLMRMVVESVVALAIAVILFRTFEAEGYMISTGSMAPSLLGYHKQVTCPRCDYSFTYGVAYDESVSANRFQGASGEADLNAGVGEYATCPNCNTNSIDLTHVPRNEGDQLLVFKHAYYLKPPRRWEVVVFQNPIKPTQAYVKRVVGLPGEKVQVKQGDLYVNGEIQRKELKTQRAVRQLVYDNRYQPQDDDFFQPRFIPVEQEDDAGGQSNHWSPREHGFVHTADQDNPLAESHWSWVKYQHWIRQGGHHETSVPLEAWPAEVDPPEPVIGAVHYDEQKQQLTCHGALSPDDCQRWLNQSEDEEFRYALALLYEKSHVAPVVDDYAYNSGVENQKAIPVHDFMFECQLQVSGREGAFAVEMQNGQHQFRTLIDFAQQQVSLWVDDQQQPLRSEPLHDAFRSGPVRLEMSVMDRQVLCAVDGKLLYQPLLFSESSTPRKEIREPVRFGCQGARVQVADLKLFRDIHYTRGKGLHGVEEPYELDERSYFVLGDNSPVSLDSRSWADGKMDRKYLLGKPFLVHLPSRQGEVKFGNHIGHIRIPDFSRIRYIH, from the coding sequence ATGCACCAATCATCCCTTCAAACCGATTCCCGCACAGAAGAAGTTCCCGAGCGAACCAGTCTGATGCGGATGGTGGTGGAGTCTGTGGTCGCACTCGCAATCGCCGTGATTCTCTTTCGGACCTTCGAAGCGGAAGGTTATATGATCTCAACGGGCTCGATGGCCCCGTCACTGTTGGGTTATCACAAACAGGTAACCTGCCCCCGCTGTGATTATTCGTTTACTTACGGAGTCGCCTACGACGAATCGGTTTCCGCGAACCGTTTCCAGGGAGCCTCCGGAGAGGCTGATCTCAACGCGGGTGTGGGCGAATACGCAACCTGTCCCAACTGCAATACGAATTCCATCGATCTGACCCACGTGCCCCGCAACGAAGGCGATCAACTGCTGGTCTTCAAACACGCCTACTATCTCAAACCACCCCGCCGCTGGGAGGTCGTCGTGTTTCAGAATCCGATCAAACCAACCCAGGCTTATGTCAAACGGGTTGTGGGACTGCCCGGGGAAAAGGTGCAGGTCAAGCAGGGGGATCTCTACGTCAACGGTGAGATACAGCGGAAAGAGTTGAAAACACAACGCGCGGTACGGCAGCTTGTTTATGACAATCGCTATCAACCCCAGGATGATGACTTTTTCCAGCCCCGTTTCATTCCCGTGGAACAGGAAGACGACGCCGGTGGGCAGAGCAACCACTGGTCGCCTCGTGAGCACGGCTTTGTGCATACCGCCGATCAGGACAATCCCCTCGCGGAATCACACTGGTCGTGGGTGAAATACCAGCACTGGATCCGACAGGGGGGGCACCACGAAACAAGCGTCCCGCTGGAAGCCTGGCCCGCAGAAGTGGATCCGCCGGAACCGGTAATCGGCGCGGTGCACTACGATGAACAGAAACAGCAGCTCACCTGTCATGGCGCGCTCTCCCCCGATGACTGTCAACGGTGGTTAAACCAGTCTGAAGATGAAGAGTTCCGTTATGCGTTGGCACTGTTGTATGAGAAATCGCATGTGGCTCCGGTCGTCGATGATTACGCTTATAATTCGGGCGTGGAGAATCAGAAAGCGATTCCCGTGCATGACTTTATGTTTGAGTGTCAGCTGCAGGTCTCCGGGAGGGAAGGGGCCTTCGCGGTCGAAATGCAGAATGGACAGCATCAGTTTCGTACGCTGATCGACTTCGCCCAGCAGCAGGTGTCTCTCTGGGTCGACGACCAGCAGCAGCCACTCCGCAGCGAACCCCTGCATGACGCGTTCCGTTCCGGCCCCGTACGGCTCGAGATGTCCGTCATGGATCGCCAGGTTCTGTGCGCTGTCGATGGAAAGCTGCTCTATCAGCCACTGCTTTTCTCTGAGAGTAGCACCCCGCGGAAGGAGATCCGCGAACCGGTTCGCTTTGGCTGTCAGGGAGCGCGAGTCCAGGTGGCGGACCTGAAGTTATTTCGGGATATTCACTACACCCGCGGCAAGGGATTACACGGCGTAGAGGAGCCCTACGAGCTTGACGAACGCAGCTATTTCGTACTGGGAGATAACAGCCCGGTCTCGCTGGACAGCCGGAGTTGGGCGGATGGCAAAATGGATCGCAAGTACCTGCTGGGTAAGCCTTTTCTGGTACATCTCCCCTCCCGGCAAGGGGAAGTCAAATTCGGGAATCATATCGGACACATCCGCATTCCAGATTTCTCCCGGATTCGCTATATTCACTGA
- a CDS encoding heme-copper oxidase subunit III — MLFTSRDRLSQRDFGLAIFLFSIAVLFVGGLLAYVVVRTSMAQTSQPINLVIPPILWLSTALLILGSITIHRSLYYVRLEKQQQFRNCLNLTFLLGGAFFVIQTLGLMNVLRQHGELLLSLDPAQDSYRYLSSYGMLFAFVLLHAVHFIVAFGVLGYVIYKAYLYEYDHEYHWGVHACSVVWHFLGVIWICMLLLFCFVG; from the coding sequence ATGTTGTTCACATCCCGCGACCGACTCAGTCAGCGGGATTTCGGGCTGGCCATCTTCCTCTTCAGCATCGCGGTTCTGTTCGTCGGAGGACTGCTGGCCTATGTGGTTGTTAGAACCAGCATGGCTCAGACATCCCAGCCCATCAACCTGGTAATCCCTCCAATTCTCTGGTTGAGCACCGCGCTGCTGATCCTGGGCAGTATTACCATTCACCGCTCACTGTATTACGTCCGGCTGGAAAAGCAGCAGCAGTTTCGCAACTGCCTGAACCTCACCTTCCTGCTCGGCGGCGCTTTCTTTGTGATCCAGACCCTGGGACTGATGAACGTCTTAAGACAGCACGGCGAACTGCTGCTCTCACTCGACCCGGCCCAGGATTCGTATCGCTACCTCAGCAGCTACGGCATGCTGTTCGCCTTTGTGCTGCTGCACGCGGTGCATTTCATCGTGGCCTTTGGTGTACTCGGTTATGTGATTTACAAAGCTTATCTCTACGAGTATGACCATGAGTATCACTGGGGCGTCCACGCCTGCTCCGTCGTCTGGCATTTCCTGGGCGTGATCTGGATCTGCATGCTGCTGCTGTTCTGCTTTGTGGGCTAA